The genomic segment CTTCGCTGAGTTCGATCGGGAAGTTTGTAAAGCCTTGGGCATTATACGCTTTAATAAACAAATAAGGCTTGTTGAAATTTTGACTTCCTGGCAGCTGGGCATAGCCGCGTTCCTTTGAAGTCATAATTTGTTTGGTTGCCGTATCCTGCTTGATCGTTTCGAGTTGCTCTTTGTTTACGTCTCTGTACAGGACATGCCATTCTCCATAATCTTTTATCGTTTCCTTTTGCATCAGCATCAAAAAAGAGGAGCCAAGCGTAATCACAGCGGTCACCATAGCCACTGAAATTATGACTCCAATAATGGTCACAAGCGTCTGCTTCTTATTTTTCATTAAATGTCTGAGCGTTAGCTTATTGATGATATTCATGGTCGAATGACCTCGTCTCTCGCAATCCGTCCATCTTCAATCGCGATAATGCGATCGGCCTGCAAAGCAATTCGCTCATCATGGGTAATCATAATCAACGTCTGATGCAAGGTTTTGTTGAACATTTTCAATAAGTCAATGATTTCGCTGCTGTTTTTGCTGTCCAAATTGCCGGTTGGCTCATCTGCCAGTATGATCGCGGGCTGATTCATCAACGCTCTTCCTATCGAGACCCGCTGCTGCTGTCCACCGGAAAGCTGGTTGGGCAGATGATTTAAGCGATTTTTTAAATTCAACGTATTCACAAGGTCCTCAAACTGCCTCTGATCCACCTGGTGCTCATCGAGCAAGATCGGGAGCTGCATGTTTTCTTCCACCGTTAAAATCGGAAGAAGATTGTAGAACTGATAAATCAAGCCGATTTGCCTCCGCCTGAAAATCGCCAACTGTGTTTCATTCAGACTGTACATGTCCGTACTATCCACAAACACTTTTCCGCTTGTTGGTCGATCCACACCGCCTAGCAAATGTAAAAGAGTTGATTTTCCCGAACCGGACGGACCGACGATAGCGACGAACTCCCCTTTGTTCACCGAGAAGGATACGTCATCGAGTGCTTTTACTGCCGTGTCACCTTTTCCAAACACTTTAGACAGATGTTCGATCTTCAGAATTTCCATACTGAAACCTCCATACGTTTGCTGATGGATGTAGTATATCTGCCCAAAGTGACATTACAGTGACTAAGAAAGTGAC from the Brevibacillus brevis genome contains:
- a CDS encoding ABC transporter ATP-binding protein; the encoded protein is MEILKIEHLSKVFGKGDTAVKALDDVSFSVNKGEFVAIVGPSGSGKSTLLHLLGGVDRPTSGKVFVDSTDMYSLNETQLAIFRRRQIGLIYQFYNLLPILTVEENMQLPILLDEHQVDQRQFEDLVNTLNLKNRLNHLPNQLSGGQQQRVSIGRALMNQPAIILADEPTGNLDSKNSSEIIDLLKMFNKTLHQTLIMITHDERIALQADRIIAIEDGRIARDEVIRP